In the genome of Flavobacterium panacagri, one region contains:
- a CDS encoding TonB-dependent receptor plug domain-containing protein, giving the protein MKKIYFAALAVICSNIYAQTKKDSINEMNEVIINENRFNTPISKQNRNVYVISSETIKKLPGRTLQEVLQYANGVDIRQRGPFGTQADISVDGGSFEQTVVLLNGAKVIDSQTAHNMLNLSLPVEVIERIEVVRGPAARIYGINSLTGAINIITKKPTDSGFLVSTYAGSNFEKDTRDTGDTFYGTGVQAGAVLGKEKQQHLIFASHDKSNGYRYNTAFENNKIFYQGNVQINDSNEILGSAGYINNGFGANGFYAAPGDINSTEIVQTTFANIQSKHAITENWKIMPRVTYRYNYDDYRYLGNSNLAVGRSQHYTNSIAGELNSTVKLSKGEIGFGAEFRNENIHSSNIGDHDRENVGVYAEYRTSFTEKFDVNIGTYLNYNSDYKWQIYPGIDASYAITDAFKIIGNVGTSQRIPSFTDLYLKQTGNIGNTDLDSENAFQSEIGFKYNKKALSLNANYFYRKIDNYIDWMRNLTTQPWQSQNTGDLNTNGINLRGTYRFDFSKDSRLNILLAYTYLDSEFKSSRTEIYSKYLISSLKHQITNTIDYQFKNFSVLFATRFNERITGPSYWINDFRVSQSVNKFTIFLDAQNIFNATYYEVGAVPLPSRWFTLGVKLVTF; this is encoded by the coding sequence ATGAAAAAAATCTACTTTGCTGCTTTGGCAGTAATTTGTTCTAACATTTATGCACAGACCAAAAAGGATTCCATCAATGAAATGAACGAGGTAATCATTAATGAAAACCGTTTTAATACACCTATTTCTAAGCAAAACAGAAATGTTTATGTGATTAGCAGTGAAACTATAAAGAAACTTCCGGGAAGAACACTTCAGGAAGTATTACAATATGCCAATGGAGTTGATATCAGACAAAGAGGGCCATTTGGAACTCAGGCAGACATTAGTGTTGACGGCGGCAGTTTTGAACAGACCGTTGTTTTATTAAACGGAGCTAAAGTAATTGACTCTCAAACGGCTCACAATATGCTGAATTTGTCTCTTCCGGTCGAAGTTATCGAAAGAATTGAGGTAGTTCGTGGACCGGCCGCAAGAATTTACGGAATCAACAGTTTAACCGGAGCGATTAATATTATCACTAAAAAACCAACGGATTCTGGATTTTTAGTAAGCACTTATGCAGGTTCAAATTTTGAAAAAGATACTCGAGATACGGGAGATACTTTTTACGGAACAGGAGTTCAGGCAGGAGCTGTTTTAGGTAAAGAAAAACAACAGCATTTAATTTTTGCTTCTCACGATAAAAGCAATGGTTACCGTTACAATACGGCATTCGAAAACAATAAAATTTTCTATCAGGGAAATGTGCAGATCAATGATTCTAATGAAATTTTAGGATCTGCGGGTTACATCAATAATGGTTTTGGTGCCAACGGATTCTACGCTGCGCCAGGCGATATCAATTCTACTGAAATTGTACAGACTACTTTTGCCAACATTCAGTCGAAACATGCTATTACAGAAAACTGGAAAATTATGCCAAGAGTAACCTATCGTTATAACTATGATGATTATCGTTATTTAGGAAACTCAAATTTAGCTGTTGGAAGAAGCCAGCATTATACCAATTCGATTGCGGGTGAATTAAACTCTACAGTGAAATTATCTAAAGGAGAAATTGGTTTTGGAGCAGAATTTAGAAATGAAAACATTCATTCTTCTAATATTGGAGATCACGATCGCGAAAATGTAGGTGTATATGCCGAATACAGAACGAGTTTTACGGAGAAATTCGATGTAAATATCGGAACCTATTTAAATTACAATTCAGATTACAAATGGCAGATTTATCCGGGAATCGATGCTAGTTATGCGATTACAGATGCCTTTAAAATTATTGGTAATGTAGGAACAAGCCAAAGAATTCCATCATTTACAGATTTATATTTGAAACAAACAGGAAATATTGGAAATACTGATTTAGATTCAGAAAATGCTTTTCAAAGTGAAATTGGTTTCAAATACAACAAAAAAGCATTGAGTTTGAATGCGAATTATTTCTACAGAAAAATTGATAATTACATCGACTGGATGCGTAATCTAACGACACAGCCATGGCAAAGTCAGAACACAGGAGATTTAAACACAAACGGAATCAATTTACGTGGGACTTACCGATTTGATTTTTCTAAAGATTCTAGATTGAACATTCTTTTAGCCTACACTTATTTGGATTCTGAGTTTAAAAGTTCCCGTACAGAAATCTACTCAAAATATCTTATTTCATCTTTAAAACATCAAATCACTAATACAATAGATTATCAGTTTAAGAATTTCTCTGTTTTGTTTGCAACTCGCTTTAACGAAAGAATCACTGGGCCATCTTATTGGATAAATGATTTTAGAGTAAGTCAGTCAGTCAATAAATTCACCATCTTTTTAGATGCACAGAATATATTCAATGCGACTTATTATGAAGTAGGAGCAGTGCCTCTGCCTTCGAGATGGTTTACTTTAGGAGTGAAATTAGTTACATTTTAA
- a CDS encoding PLP-dependent aminotransferase family protein has translation MSSPVEIPFKSFIQLKPEENTALYLQIVFEFIKAIQTGFLPEGTKLPGTRILCKVLAVNRNTLIKAFQDLESQGWIETLPNKGTFILSQQKNKAEFTTLKEQNQSQFDIGFPFQRSTILENPIEISNLPYQFNDGMTDLRLVQTDVLARLYVSKLKRHKTTKTYEQIQLRSHSNFKTQFSNYLNLTRGIRISTSNLLTTSSHEIGLYLVTKVLINPGDKVVVASPGYYMSNMTLTNTGAQIISIPVNEDGIDTKRLKEICETSQIRMLYLTSNYHYPTTILLSAKKRIEVLELANQYGFVILEDDYDFDFHYDNNPVLPLAAFDSNQRVVYIGSFGKSLPSGFSYGFVAAPAEFIKELEKHQNILEPSIDVMKEQVLTEWISEGEAHRLSKKNKKIYKERRDCFVSLLNENLKGKIKFKVPPRGLAIWVEWLDDFNLIKFQKECAANKLFLPKTILYQTKDLTATRLGFGHLEKEEMEKAISILSKSLQTILSTD, from the coding sequence ATGAGTAGTCCGGTTGAAATTCCTTTTAAAAGCTTTATTCAGCTTAAGCCTGAAGAAAATACAGCTCTCTATCTTCAGATTGTTTTTGAGTTTATAAAAGCAATTCAGACTGGTTTTCTTCCTGAAGGAACAAAACTTCCCGGAACGCGTATTCTCTGCAAAGTTCTAGCAGTAAACCGAAATACATTGATTAAAGCTTTTCAAGATTTAGAATCGCAGGGATGGATTGAAACGCTTCCCAATAAAGGAACTTTTATCTTATCGCAGCAAAAAAACAAAGCTGAATTTACAACTTTAAAAGAACAAAATCAATCACAATTTGATATAGGATTTCCTTTTCAGCGTTCTACTATTCTGGAAAATCCGATAGAAATCAGTAATCTTCCCTATCAATTTAATGATGGAATGACCGATTTAAGATTGGTGCAAACTGATGTTTTGGCGCGATTATATGTTTCAAAATTAAAAAGACATAAAACCACCAAAACCTACGAACAAATACAGCTTCGATCACACTCTAATTTTAAAACACAGTTTTCGAATTATCTGAATCTTACCAGAGGAATTCGCATTTCGACTTCTAATCTTTTGACGACAAGCAGTCACGAAATTGGGTTATATCTCGTTACAAAAGTGCTCATCAATCCGGGAGACAAAGTGGTTGTGGCTTCTCCAGGTTATTATATGTCCAATATGACATTAACCAATACGGGAGCACAGATTATTTCGATTCCCGTAAATGAAGACGGAATCGATACCAAACGGTTGAAAGAAATCTGCGAAACATCTCAGATTCGAATGCTTTATCTAACTTCCAATTATCATTATCCAACCACAATTTTGCTTAGCGCTAAAAAGAGAATTGAAGTTTTGGAATTAGCCAACCAATACGGATTTGTTATTCTGGAAGATGATTATGATTTTGATTTCCACTATGATAATAATCCTGTTCTGCCTTTAGCTGCCTTTGATTCTAACCAACGTGTCGTTTACATTGGTTCTTTTGGCAAATCACTGCCATCTGGATTTAGTTACGGATTTGTCGCCGCTCCGGCTGAGTTTATCAAAGAACTCGAAAAACATCAAAACATTCTAGAACCTAGTATTGATGTCATGAAAGAACAGGTTTTAACGGAATGGATTTCTGAAGGTGAAGCACATCGGCTTTCGAAAAAAAATAAAAAAATCTACAAAGAGCGAAGAGATTGTTTCGTTTCATTGCTGAACGAAAATTTAAAAGGTAAAATTAAATTTAAAGTTCCACCGAGAGGATTAGCGATTTGGGTGGAATGGCTGGATGATTTTAATTTGATTAAATTTCAAAAGGAATGTGCTGCAAATAAGCTGTTTTTGCCCAAAACCATTTTATATCAGACAAAAGATTTAACAGCTACTCGTTTAGGATTTGGTCATTTAGAAAAAGAAGAAATGGAAAAAGCAATTTCTATTTTAAGTAAAAGCCTCCAAACTATCCTTTCGACAGATTAA
- a CDS encoding arylsulfatase: MKRNTTFKAVLVFIQNRVWFVFVIFCLQTGLSQENSKLGTPKVLPQPDFHFPGYIGRTYVDSDPPQFPQPIKAPKGAPNVVLILLDDSGFGQFSTFGGGVPSPTMDRLAAEGIRYNKFHTTALCSPTRAALITGRNHHSATFGVISETATGYDGYTCVLPRSCGTIGEVLKQNGYMTAWIGKNHNTPPWETSDAGPFDRWANGLGFEYFYGFNAGDMNHWNPVLYENRNLVPASKDPNYHMTVDLADHAISWVRKVKSIAPDKPYFLYLAPGAAHSPHHAPQEWIDKYTGKFDMGWDAYREQAFERQKKLGVIPANAKLTARPESLPAWNSLNADQKRLYAKMMEVFAGYASHCDYEMGRVVEAVKQLPDADNTIIIYIAGDNGASAEGGLEGSVNENLFFNGISEKWQDNIKAIDELGGPKHFNHFTAEWAWAMCAPFQWTKQVASHFGGTRNPMIISWPSKIKDKGSLRSQFTHTIDIVPTLYEIIGITPPETINGITQKPIEGVSFAYTFNDAKAKEKHTTQYFELGVNRGIYHNGWMASALSFAPWNPNRGAFDPDKQKWELYKVDEDFTQSNDVAASNPTKLREMQDLWWVEASKYNVLPLDWRAVERLNGELMGRPTLGGDTNTFTYYPGQVGLPNEASPRILNKSWSVTADLNIPENGAEGMIVTHGGLVGGYGLYVQNGKPSFVYNNLALERPTITGKDVLPKGKVKLVVDFKYEGKEKELGKGATVTMSVNGKKVAEEHLDRTIPIQISLNEGLDVGMDVGSPVDFNYKLPFEFTGKIEKVTYNLADSKESKSGKSGKTK, encoded by the coding sequence ATGAAAAGAAATACCACTTTTAAAGCTGTTTTGGTTTTTATACAAAACAGAGTTTGGTTCGTGTTTGTCATTTTTTGCCTCCAGACAGGATTGAGCCAAGAGAACAGTAAATTAGGAACTCCAAAAGTCCTGCCTCAACCTGATTTTCATTTTCCGGGTTACATAGGAAGAACTTATGTAGACTCAGATCCGCCACAGTTTCCGCAGCCAATAAAAGCGCCAAAAGGGGCTCCGAATGTTGTGCTAATTTTATTGGACGATTCAGGATTTGGCCAGTTCAGTACTTTTGGCGGAGGCGTTCCTTCCCCAACAATGGATCGATTGGCAGCAGAAGGAATCCGTTACAATAAATTTCACACAACGGCGCTTTGCAGTCCAACTCGTGCGGCTTTAATAACGGGGAGAAATCATCATTCTGCTACTTTTGGTGTTATTTCTGAAACGGCAACTGGCTACGATGGTTACACTTGCGTGCTTCCAAGAAGCTGTGGAACGATTGGAGAAGTGCTGAAACAAAATGGTTATATGACAGCCTGGATTGGTAAAAATCATAATACGCCTCCATGGGAAACAAGTGATGCCGGACCTTTTGACCGTTGGGCAAACGGACTTGGGTTTGAATATTTTTACGGATTTAATGCTGGTGACATGAACCATTGGAATCCTGTATTATATGAAAACAGAAATTTAGTTCCAGCTTCAAAAGATCCCAATTATCATATGACAGTTGATCTTGCAGACCATGCTATTTCTTGGGTTAGAAAAGTAAAATCGATAGCGCCTGACAAACCTTATTTCTTGTATTTAGCTCCCGGCGCAGCGCATTCTCCTCATCATGCACCACAGGAATGGATTGATAAATACACAGGAAAGTTTGATATGGGCTGGGATGCCTACAGAGAACAAGCATTTGAAAGACAAAAGAAATTAGGCGTTATTCCTGCCAATGCCAAACTAACTGCAAGACCAGAAAGTCTTCCAGCTTGGAATTCGCTTAATGCAGATCAGAAAAGATTGTATGCTAAAATGATGGAAGTATTTGCGGGATATGCTTCTCACTGTGATTACGAAATGGGAAGAGTAGTGGAGGCTGTAAAACAACTGCCCGATGCAGATAATACTATAATTATTTACATAGCTGGGGATAACGGTGCAAGTGCAGAAGGCGGTCTTGAAGGATCTGTAAACGAAAATCTATTTTTTAATGGAATTTCAGAAAAATGGCAGGACAATATTAAAGCGATTGATGAATTGGGAGGACCGAAACATTTTAACCATTTTACGGCCGAATGGGCATGGGCTATGTGTGCGCCTTTCCAATGGACAAAACAAGTCGCAAGTCATTTTGGAGGGACACGAAATCCGATGATTATTTCATGGCCTTCAAAAATTAAAGATAAAGGCAGTTTAAGAAGCCAGTTTACACATACCATAGATATTGTGCCAACACTGTATGAGATTATTGGAATTACACCTCCAGAAACTATAAACGGAATTACCCAAAAACCTATTGAAGGAGTAAGTTTTGCTTATACATTTAACGATGCTAAAGCCAAAGAAAAACACACTACACAATATTTTGAATTGGGGGTTAACAGAGGAATTTATCATAATGGCTGGATGGCATCGGCGTTGTCATTTGCTCCTTGGAATCCAAATCGTGGTGCGTTTGATCCAGATAAACAAAAATGGGAGTTGTATAAAGTGGATGAAGATTTTACGCAGTCTAATGATGTAGCGGCCAGTAATCCAACGAAATTGAGAGAAATGCAAGATTTGTGGTGGGTGGAAGCTTCTAAATACAATGTGCTCCCGCTAGACTGGAGAGCGGTGGAAAGACTTAATGGTGAATTAATGGGAAGACCAACACTTGGCGGAGATACTAATACTTTTACCTATTATCCTGGACAAGTTGGATTGCCAAATGAAGCTTCTCCTCGTATTTTAAATAAATCATGGTCTGTTACAGCAGATTTAAATATTCCTGAAAATGGAGCAGAAGGGATGATTGTTACACATGGTGGTTTAGTAGGCGGTTATGGTTTATATGTGCAAAACGGAAAGCCAAGTTTTGTTTATAACAACTTAGCTTTAGAGCGTCCGACTATTACAGGAAAAGATGTCCTGCCAAAAGGAAAAGTAAAATTGGTTGTTGATTTTAAATATGAAGGAAAAGAAAAAGAATTAGGAAAAGGTGCCACTGTAACGATGTCTGTCAACGGAAAAAAAGTGGCAGAAGAACATTTGGATAGAACAATTCCGATCCAGATTTCATTAAATGAAGGCTTAGATGTCGGAATGGATGTTGGTTCTCCTGTTGATTTTAACTATAAACTTCCATTTGAATTTACAGGTAAAATCGAAAAAGTAACTTATAATCTTGCCGATTCTAAAGAATCAAAGTCTGGAAAATCTGGAAAAACGAAATAA
- the metQ gene encoding methionine ABC transporter substrate-binding lipoprotein MetQ codes for MKLNIWKTAGVLALALVLSNCGKSKNNDPHFIKVGVASGPELKVAEAAKKVAKEKFGLEVELVSFNDYVIPNEALSQGDIDANAFQHKPYMDEQSKQRGYKLAIIGKTFVYPIAAYSKKIKNLSELKNESTIIIPNDPTNGGRSLLLLQKNGLLKLKEGVGLLPKVTDIVSNPKNLKILELEAPQLPRALDDENVSIAIINNTFASAAGLVPSRDALFVEDKESPYVNLVVSREDNKNDEKVKQFLQAFQSPEVEKAAEQEFKGGAVKGW; via the coding sequence ATGAAATTAAATATTTGGAAAACTGCTGGAGTTTTGGCTTTGGCTCTTGTGTTGTCAAACTGTGGAAAAAGTAAAAACAATGATCCGCATTTTATAAAAGTAGGAGTGGCTTCTGGTCCAGAATTAAAAGTAGCGGAAGCAGCAAAAAAAGTAGCGAAAGAAAAATTTGGTTTAGAAGTAGAATTAGTTTCTTTCAATGATTATGTAATTCCAAACGAAGCTTTGAGTCAGGGAGATATTGATGCTAATGCTTTTCAGCACAAACCATATATGGATGAACAATCTAAACAGCGTGGTTACAAACTGGCTATTATCGGAAAAACATTTGTATATCCAATTGCGGCCTATTCTAAAAAAATCAAAAATCTTTCTGAACTGAAAAACGAAAGTACCATCATTATTCCGAATGATCCAACAAACGGCGGACGTTCTTTATTGCTTTTACAAAAGAATGGTTTATTGAAATTGAAAGAGGGTGTTGGATTGCTTCCAAAAGTAACCGACATTGTTAGTAATCCAAAGAATTTAAAAATTTTAGAATTAGAAGCGCCTCAATTGCCTAGAGCTTTGGACGATGAAAATGTTTCTATTGCAATTATCAATAATACTTTTGCTTCTGCAGCGGGATTGGTTCCTTCTCGCGATGCTTTATTCGTTGAAGATAAAGAATCTCCTTATGTGAATTTGGTTGTAAGTCGTGAAGACAATAAAAATGATGAAAAGGTAAAACAGTTTTTACAGGCTTTTCAATCTCCAGAAGTAGAGAAAGCTGCTGAACAAGAATTTAAAGGCGGAGCGGTAAAAGGCTGGTAA
- a CDS encoding methionine ABC transporter permease MetI yields the protein MSDSLIDLLLKGTWETIVMTFVSGFFGFLIGLPTGILLFLTRKNQILEQPFLNRTLSVLVNVFRSIPFIILIVWMIPFTRAIVGTSIGVSAALVPLSIGAAPFIARLVENSLLGLPSGLIEAARALGATPFQIVYKVLLPEALPSLINAASITLITLVGYSAMGGAVGAGGLGQVGYQYGYIGYDAVTMNSVLALLVLLVFLIQFVGDRLSKRFDHR from the coding sequence ATGTCTGATTCTCTTATAGATTTATTGTTAAAAGGAACATGGGAAACCATTGTAATGACTTTTGTATCGGGCTTTTTTGGTTTTTTAATTGGTCTTCCAACAGGAATTTTATTGTTTCTGACTCGTAAAAATCAAATTTTAGAACAGCCTTTTTTAAATAGGACTTTATCGGTTTTGGTAAATGTTTTTCGTTCAATTCCATTCATTATTTTAATTGTTTGGATGATTCCGTTTACGCGTGCCATTGTTGGAACTTCAATTGGAGTAAGCGCAGCTTTGGTGCCGCTGAGTATTGGTGCAGCGCCATTTATTGCTCGTTTGGTCGAAAATAGTTTGTTAGGTCTTCCATCAGGATTAATAGAAGCAGCAAGAGCTTTAGGAGCAACACCTTTTCAAATTGTATATAAAGTATTATTGCCAGAAGCACTGCCTTCGTTAATCAATGCAGCATCGATTACTTTAATTACTCTTGTAGGTTATTCTGCAATGGGTGGAGCAGTTGGAGCGGGCGGACTTGGACAAGTAGGATATCAATATGGATATATTGGTTATGATGCCGTGACGATGAACTCGGTATTGGCTTTATTAGTGCTTTTAGTATTCCTGATTCAGTTTGTGGGAGACCGATTGTCAAAACGATTTGACCACCGATAA
- the metN gene encoding methionine ABC transporter ATP-binding protein MetN, producing the protein MIELKNVTKTFHQKDRIVSALSDVSLHVPSGKIFGVIGTSGAGKSTLIRCVNLLERPTSGEIIVDGKALMQLSNSELAIERRQIGMIFQHFNLLSSRTVFENVAFPLELAGTSKSEIKTRVLELLQLVGLAEKANDYPASLSGGQKQRVAIARTLANNPKVLLCDEATSALDPATTRSILNLLKDINKRLNITVLLITHQMEVVKSICDEVAVISHGKLIEQGSVGEIFADPKHELTREFISSSLHIEIPSVYQEKLQKEDNGNLNPLLKLEMTGKSVNEPVISEVSRLFDTDFKIVSAQMDQAGEVNFGVMLIELSGKRENYDAAIQYFNSKHIKTEILGYV; encoded by the coding sequence ATGATTGAATTAAAAAATGTAACCAAAACTTTTCATCAGAAAGATAGAATTGTATCGGCTTTGTCTGATGTTTCGCTGCATGTTCCTTCTGGAAAAATTTTTGGTGTAATTGGAACTTCAGGTGCTGGAAAAAGTACTTTAATTCGCTGTGTGAATTTATTGGAAAGACCTACATCGGGCGAAATTATTGTAGATGGAAAAGCTTTAATGCAATTATCAAATTCTGAATTGGCAATTGAAAGAAGACAAATCGGAATGATTTTTCAGCATTTTAATCTGCTTTCTTCGAGAACGGTTTTCGAAAATGTTGCTTTTCCTTTGGAATTGGCAGGAACTTCAAAATCCGAAATTAAAACTAGAGTTTTAGAATTGCTTCAATTGGTTGGTTTGGCAGAAAAAGCAAATGACTATCCAGCAAGTCTTTCTGGCGGACAAAAACAACGTGTTGCAATTGCCAGAACTTTAGCCAATAATCCAAAAGTGCTTTTGTGCGATGAAGCGACAAGTGCGCTGGATCCTGCAACCACAAGATCGATTTTGAATTTACTGAAAGACATTAACAAACGACTTAATATTACCGTTTTATTGATTACGCATCAAATGGAAGTGGTAAAATCAATTTGTGATGAAGTGGCCGTTATCAGTCATGGAAAATTAATTGAGCAGGGAAGTGTGGGCGAAATATTCGCAGATCCGAAACATGAATTGACTAGAGAATTCATTTCATCTTCTCTTCATATTGAAATTCCGTCTGTTTATCAGGAAAAATTACAGAAAGAAGATAACGGAAACCTTAATCCGTTATTGAAACTGGAAATGACTGGGAAATCGGTTAACGAACCCGTTATCTCAGAAGTTTCAAGACTTTTCGATACCGATTTCAAAATCGTAAGCGCACAAATGGATCAGGCAGGCGAAGTGAATTTTGGTGTAATGCTGATTGAATTATCAGGAAAACGCGAAAATTACGATGCGGCAATTCAATATTTTAATTCAAAACACATAAAAACAGAAATTTTAGGTTATGTCTGA
- the nagA gene encoding N-acetylglucosamine-6-phosphate deacetylase, which produces MKQAIVNAVVHTGDEIIENGVVIVENGKIISVQKEIPSDIEKIDLGGNHLSAGFIDIQINGGEKLYFSQTPNEETIQDIYDASLKYGTTHVLPCLISSSKETILEGIEAVRAYMKKHDNGVIGMHLEGPFLNPLRRGAHSIDQVRKPTDEELEEIIQKGKDVIKVITIAPECFTEEQLNKLIESGITISIGHTTITHKEAQPYFAKGINLVTHLFNAMTQFGHREPGLVGAVLENEAVYAPVILDGAHCDYAAAKIAYKLKQDKFFLISDATFLGRKVENFKWDNFDAHLENGFYRNDEGNLAGATISMTEAVQNAYNHLNVSVDEAIKMATTRVAAAIGMQDKIGKIQAGFPACFVQFNADLSKIETFNFY; this is translated from the coding sequence ATGAAGCAAGCAATTGTAAATGCTGTTGTACATACAGGCGATGAAATAATTGAAAACGGAGTTGTAATTGTAGAAAACGGAAAAATTATTTCAGTGCAAAAGGAAATTCCAAGCGATATTGAAAAAATTGATTTGGGCGGGAATCATCTTTCAGCAGGATTTATAGATATTCAGATTAATGGCGGAGAAAAACTTTATTTCAGCCAGACTCCAAACGAAGAAACCATTCAGGACATTTACGATGCCAGTTTGAAATATGGTACAACACATGTTTTACCTTGTTTGATATCTTCTTCAAAAGAAACCATTTTAGAAGGAATCGAAGCCGTTCGAGCTTACATGAAAAAACATGATAACGGAGTAATTGGAATGCATTTAGAAGGACCATTTTTAAATCCGTTACGACGTGGTGCGCACAGTATTGACCAAGTGCGAAAACCGACTGATGAAGAATTGGAAGAGATTATCCAAAAAGGAAAAGATGTCATCAAAGTCATTACAATTGCGCCAGAATGTTTTACGGAAGAACAATTAAATAAGCTTATTGAAAGCGGTATTACCATTTCGATTGGACATACTACTATTACTCATAAAGAAGCACAACCTTATTTTGCAAAAGGAATTAATTTGGTAACACATTTGTTTAATGCTATGACACAGTTTGGGCATCGTGAACCAGGTCTGGTTGGAGCTGTTTTAGAAAACGAAGCAGTTTATGCGCCAGTTATTCTAGACGGTGCACATTGTGATTACGCTGCGGCAAAAATTGCCTACAAATTAAAACAAGATAAATTTTTTCTAATCAGCGATGCTACTTTTTTAGGTCGAAAGGTTGAAAATTTTAAATGGGATAATTTTGATGCGCATTTAGAAAATGGTTTTTATAGAAATGATGAAGGCAATCTTGCCGGAGCTACCATATCTATGACAGAAGCGGTGCAGAATGCTTACAATCATCTGAATGTTTCTGTAGATGAGGCTATAAAAATGGCAACCACAAGAGTAGCTGCTGCAATTGGTATGCAGGATAAAATCGGAAAAATTCAAGCTGGTTTCCCTGCCTGTTTTGTCCAGTTCAATGCTGATTTAAGTAAAATAGAAACATTTAACTTTTATTAA
- a CDS encoding DUF2490 domain-containing protein: protein MDLFKRSLIFFGFIFMTQILKAQDAPYSMGFIPASIEEVDVAFPLIEKWHLSGQVDVQLVTQGAYTNDNPFEYTQRKVIRPWLMYSGFKNLKLWLGYAHNQKYAVEEAGNYKTLENRLIIMGTLSQNMPKGSIFEQVRFETKFFDDRNGNHQTIPRLRARFGVNHFLRQNKEKPIFLAPNIGYYTELMLKFASKDYADEHFDIFRLSVYYSAGITPNLHFLAGVIGQMQLRTNGTQFDVYYGPMFSLKYSVKPKERETFDSVDGGAD, encoded by the coding sequence ATGGATTTATTTAAAAGAAGTTTGATTTTTTTTGGCTTCATTTTCATGACGCAGATATTAAAAGCGCAGGATGCTCCGTATTCCATGGGATTTATTCCAGCTTCTATTGAAGAAGTAGATGTAGCCTTTCCATTAATCGAAAAATGGCATCTCAGCGGTCAGGTCGATGTGCAGTTAGTTACACAAGGAGCTTACACAAACGACAATCCTTTTGAATACACACAGCGAAAAGTAATTAGACCTTGGCTGATGTATTCGGGTTTTAAAAATTTAAAATTATGGCTCGGATATGCACACAATCAGAAATATGCAGTTGAAGAAGCAGGAAATTATAAAACCTTAGAAAACCGATTGATCATAATGGGAACACTTTCTCAAAACATGCCCAAAGGATCTATTTTCGAACAGGTACGTTTTGAAACCAAATTTTTTGATGACCGAAACGGAAATCATCAAACCATACCGAGATTAAGAGCTCGTTTTGGTGTCAATCATTTTTTGAGACAAAACAAAGAGAAACCTATTTTTTTAGCACCCAATATTGGATATTACACAGAGCTGATGCTGAAATTTGCTTCGAAAGATTATGCCGATGAACATTTCGATATTTTCAGATTGTCGGTTTACTACAGCGCAGGAATTACACCAAATCTTCATTTCCTTGCAGGTGTAATCGGGCAGATGCAATTACGTACCAACGGAACTCAGTTTGATGTGTATTATGGACCAATGTTTTCTCTTAAATACAGTGTTAAACCAAAAGAACGCGAAACCTTTGATAGTGTTGATGGCGGGGCAGATTAA